Sequence from the Bacillus mesophilus genome:
ATCCTGATCATTAGTTACATCGCAAGGTAGAACCAGTGAATCTTTACGATCTAAAGATTCTGCGAGATCACGCACGCTCTGCTCAAGACGTTCACCTGCGTAGGTAAACACTAGACGTGCTCCTGCATCATGTAATGATCTAGCAATTCCCCATGCAATACTTCTTTTATTTGCAACACCCATTACCACATATGTACGATCTTTTAAAGAAAAATTCATCAATTGGTTCCTCCTAAAAATCCATTTATACATGTTATTAGTACCTAGTCATAGTATAACATAATAGTTATTGATTTTACCATATGCTTTAAAAAAAGACGGTTACCCTGAAAAGAGGGAATCTTCATTCCAGAACACTGCTAAAGAAAGGTCTTGTTATAAGAAAAAGCCTTATCAAATGATAAGGCTTTTTCGGTATTTATACGGTTTTCCCAAATTCTAATACCATCTTAAGTTCGTCTACATATTCTCTAGAACCTGTAACGATTAAACGATCATCTAGCTTCAATTCGGTATCTCCGTGAGGAACAATGGAATCCTTGCCTCTAAAGATACGAACAAAAATTACATCTCCTGTAAAAGGAAAGTTTCTAAGCTGTATTCCGTTATAAAGGTTATTGGACATATTGATTTGATATAGTGCTGTTTCTTGATTGGTTAAGATATTCATTACGCCTGGTGATTCAATTAATGCACGTAACAAAGATTTTGTAGAAAGGAAAACTGAGAATACTTCAACACCATGACTCTTTAATGCTTCATCTAACTCAGGTGTCTCAGCACGAGCAATGACACGCTCTACGCCATATTCCTTAGCAAACGTTGCAATCTCTGCGTTTTTTTCCTCATCCCCTGTTGTTACAACAAGGATATCGACAGCAAAAATATCTAATTCCTTCAATTCATCAATCGAATAATTCTCTAGTTCTACAATGTTGAATAGGGAATCTGTCACTTGCTTTTCAATCTTCTCTTGTTTTATATGGTAGATGGTTGTGTCATAGAGATTTTTATTTAATTCTAAAGTTGCTGGTAGTGTTAGTTGATTTGCCCCAATAAACGCAACCTTTTTCTTCATGTCCTCTTCTTCCTGAATCGGGAACAGTTTCTTAAATGCAATTGGAGTGATAATGCTCGTAATAACCGCAACTAGAATCAGTGCTCCTGACATTTGACCATCAATGATGCCCATTCTTTCCCCAATCGTTGCCGCTGCAATCACTAAAGAAAGTGTCGAGGTCAATAGGAATCCTGAAGCAAGAACTGTTTTTGTATCATACCAGAACCTCATAATATAAATTGGCACAAGTTTAGAAACAAATAATGCAATTAATAATAGCGGTATTAAATATAAAACTTTTGGATCCTCAAATAAACTCCAAATATCTAAATTAACCCCTACCATTACAAAGAATATCGGAATTAAAAATCCATAACCAAATGAGTCAAGCTTATGCACAAGGTCAGCATTCGGTGATAGTAATGAAACTAGTACCCCTGCTAAAAATGCTCCAAGTATATTCTCTGCACCCACTGACTCTGATACACCAACTAGTACGATGATTAAAGTAAAAACGGCTCTCGTCCCAATTTGAATAGTACCCTTTGACATAGTCTCTAAATAGGTTTGGTTCTTAAAGTATTTACCTACTAGATAGAATGCTACACCTGCACCAAATAGGATGAGTAATAACCACATGTTTCCTTGATCTTCACTATACAATGATACAAATACAGCAAGTAGAATCATCGTCACAAGGTCTGCGATTACAGCTACTAATAAAATCGTTTGTCCGATTGAACGCTTCATTAGGTTAGCTTCTTTTAACGTAGGTACGACTACCCCTAAGGAAATGGTAGAAATAATTAAGGTCATTAAGAATGCATTTTCAATGAATCCTGCCCATACAAACATATAAGATAATAATAATGAGATTCCGAATATCCCTACAAATACAATGGAAGAAACAAAAAATGCATTAGGTGCATCTTTTCCAGATGGTAAAATTTCTTTCTTTTTATTACCAGCAAACGCTGAAAAGTCGATTTCAAGTCCACTTAAAAACATTAAGAAAATGAACCCCAAAGTGGAAAGTGTTTCAATCCACATATCTGGATGTATTAAGTTAAAACCTGTTTTACCAATAATTAATCCCATGATAATTTCTGCCACTACGACCGGGAGAAAATTAAGTTTGAATCTGTGCATTAATAACGGCGTTAGAAATGCAACTATAACTAC
This genomic interval carries:
- a CDS encoding monovalent cation:proton antiporter family protein translates to MEHHASVTSLLIVVIVAFLTPLLMHRFKLNFLPVVVAEIIMGLIIGKTGFNLIHPDMWIETLSTLGFIFLMFLSGLEIDFSAFAGNKKKEILPSGKDAPNAFFVSSIVFVGIFGISLLLSYMFVWAGFIENAFLMTLIISTISLGVVVPTLKEANLMKRSIGQTILLVAVIADLVTMILLAVFVSLYSEDQGNMWLLLILFGAGVAFYLVGKYFKNQTYLETMSKGTIQIGTRAVFTLIIVLVGVSESVGAENILGAFLAGVLVSLLSPNADLVHKLDSFGYGFLIPIFFVMVGVNLDIWSLFEDPKVLYLIPLLLIALFVSKLVPIYIMRFWYDTKTVLASGFLLTSTLSLVIAAATIGERMGIIDGQMSGALILVAVITSIITPIAFKKLFPIQEEEDMKKKVAFIGANQLTLPATLELNKNLYDTTIYHIKQEKIEKQVTDSLFNIVELENYSIDELKELDIFAVDILVVTTGDEEKNAEIATFAKEYGVERVIARAETPELDEALKSHGVEVFSVFLSTKSLLRALIESPGVMNILTNQETALYQINMSNNLYNGIQLRNFPFTGDVIFVRIFRGKDSIVPHGDTELKLDDRLIVTGSREYVDELKMVLEFGKTV